A window of Geothrix edaphica genomic DNA:
TGCTCGGGCTTCACGATCGAGTCGATCCGCTCGGCGCCCTTCTTGTGCTTGCCGGCGGCGAAATAGGCCTTCCACTGGGCCTGGGTCTTGGACAGGGGGGTGATCTCCTTGGCGCCGCCGCCGGCGGCATGGCAGGACTTGCAGCTCTTCTTGAAGAAGAATTTGCCCTTGGTGTCGCTGCCGCCCTGGGCGGCCAGCGACGCCGAGAGCGTGGCGATCACGGCGAGAAGCTTCAGGGTGTTCCGCATGGAGCACGTCCTTTCTGGGGAGAAGTGGGGGGGATGGCACCGACCGGGCAGGCCGAAGGCCCTGGACCCCGGGGATCCTGTGGGAGCTTGCTGTGGGCGCGCTAGGAGCGGCGCTGGATAGAGGATGAACGGGTGAATAACGAGGTCAAGTCGTTCGTGACCATGGTCACTAATAATTAAATAACCACTAAGTAATTTGATTCAAAACCTTCGATTGGCATGGATCTGGAACCTTCCATCAAGACCCGGCAAGGGCTGGTATCGTGTGATTCCGCGAGGCCTTCCATGGATCCATCCCGTCCCCTTCCCACGCCCGAGCAGGATGCCGCCGTGACCCCTGTGATGGGGACCGCGCTGCAGCGGCAGGTGCTGGTCTGCACTGCGAAGAGCTGCACGGCCAACGGGTCCGAGGCCGTGCTGGAGGCCTTCAAGGCCCAGCTGATCGACGAGAAGCTGCTCTTCTACAAGGGCAACCGCGAGGGCGAGGTGCAGTGCATCCACTGCGGCTCCGTGGGCTTCTGCGCCATCGGACCGGCGGTGCTGGTGTACCCGGACGGCATCTGGTACGCCCACGTCACGCCCGCCGACGTGCCCGAGATCATCGAGAGCCACCTCAAGGGCGGCGTGCCGGTGGAGCGGCTGGTGCGGAAACGGCTGGGCTGACGCGCCGACGGTCCTAGGCCTCGTCCTCGAACACGCGCCGCTCCTCCGGTGTGTCCACGTCCACCCACTCGGGCCCATCGCAGGGCAGGATGAGGTGGGGCAGGGACTGGGCCAGGGCCGTGAGCGACCGTGGCGTGGCCGTGGCGATGGCGGGCCGGAGCGCTGCGGCAAGCCAGCCGCCGAGGGGCTGGAGGCGGCCCCCATGCTGCGCCACGACCCAGTGGAGGGCCTGCGGGTCGGCGGCTTCGGCGCGATGAGCCCAGCCTTCGAGGCTCGCGGGGGTCCACCGCACCTGGTCGCAGGCCACCACCCACCAGCGGCGCACGGCGGGCTCCTCCAGCGCGGCCCAGGCCCGGAGCGCCTTGGCGGGGCCCTCGCGGGCATCCTCGATCACGGCGAGTTCCGGGCGGTCCGGCAGCGGGTCCCCGAGCACCCGGATGGGCGCTCCCGGGAAGACGGTCTCGAACACCTGGACGAGCCGCCCGCCCCAGGTGCCTCCCGCCGGGTGCGCCAGGGTGTGCTTGGCCGCTCCCATCCGGCGGCTCTGGCCCCCGCTCAGGAGCAGCAGCCCCGCGGTTCCAGGTTTCACCCGCCCACCTGCCACATGCCGTTGGCGAACTCCGGTTTCTGGCCGCGGCGCATCGGATGGCAGTCCAGCTTCTCGGTGAGGGTCTGCCGGATGAGGCGGGCCAGGTCCTCGTGGGAGGCGTGGTTCCGCAGCGGTTCCAGCAGGTCGACGGGCCTGTTCCCGAAGAGGCAGGCCTGCAGCTCGCCGCGGCTGGTGAGGCGCACACGGTTGCAGCGGTCGCAGAAATCGGCGCTGAGGGTGGAGATGACGCCCACCTTGCCCTCGCTGTCCGGCAGGCGGAAGATCCGCGCCGGACCCTCCTCAAGGCCGACCACCGGCTCCTCCTCCAGCGGAGCGCCGAGGCCCTCCTGGACGAGGCCGAGGATCTCGGTGGCGGGCATGAACTGGTCCTGCCCCCAGCCGTTGCCCTGGTAGGGCATGAACTCGATGAAGCGGACCTGGATGCCCTCGGCCTGCGCGAGGCGGGCCAGGGGGAGGATCTGGTCCTCGTTCCAGCCGCGCAGCACCACGGCGTTCAGCTTGGTCTTGAGACCGGCGGCGCGGGCAGCCTCGATTCCGGCCAGCACCCGGGAGAGCCCGTCCTTGCGGGTGAGGCGCTCGAAGGCTCCACGCTCGGCGGCGTCCAGGCTGATGTTCACGCCGCACAGTCCCGCGTCGCGCAGCCCCCGGGCGCGCCGGGCCAGGTGGAAGCCGTTGGTGGTGAGATGCACCCGACCCTCCACCTCCGGGCTGATGCCGGCGACGATGGTCTCCAGGTCGCGGCGCATCAGGGGTTCCCCGCCCGTGAGCCGCACCTTCCGGATGCCCAGGCTCGTGAAGACCTGCACGGCCTGGACCACCTCGTTGCGGCTCATGGCGGGCGGCTCCGCCCGCTCCAGGGCCCCGGTCCTCGGCTTGCAGTACACGCAGGCCAGGTTGCACTGCTCGGTCACGGAGACCCGCAGGTAGGTGATGGCCCGCCCCAGCCCGTCCTTGAGCCCGTCCTTCAGCCTCAGCATGCGGGGCGGCTGGTTGTTGGTGGGCATGGGGAAAGAGGAGGGCACGAAATCTCCGGGTCCACCCAGGATGCGCGGAATGCCCCGGCCCCGTCCGGGGATTATGCCCTTGGTCACAGGGGTGTCAGGGCTCCTGCAGGGGGAGTTCCACCTTGAACCGGGAGCCCCGGCCGGGTTCGCTGTCGATCTTCAATTCCCCCCGGTGGGCGTCGATGATGCTCTGGCAGATGGAGAGCCCCAGGCCCCAGCCGCGGGCCGCGTCGCCGACCTGGGTCTGCCGGAAGGGCTGGAGCAGTTCGTGGAGCTTGGAGGCGTCCAGCCCGCGTCCCGTGTCCCAGATCTCCAGGCACCAGGTCCGGGCGGTCCAGTCCACGGAAGACCTGATGCCGACCTGGCCGCCGGCGGGCGTGAACTTCAGGGCGTTCTCGAAGAGGTTCAGCATGACCTGATGGAGGGTGGCCGCATCGGCCTGGATGTGCGCCTGCTCCGCTTCCGGGGCGACCTCCAGGTGGAAGGCGAGGCCCTTGGCTTCGGCCTTGAGGCGCAGCACATCCTCGAAGCCCTCCGTGACTTCGGCCGGGACCGTGGGCACCAGCTTGAGGCTCTGGAGCAGCGCTTCGGAGCGGCTCTGGTCCAGCAGGTTCCGGACGAGGGTCTCGATGCGGTTCGCCTCGCGCTCCATCACGTCGAGGAGGTTCATGTTGGCGGCGGGGATCAGCTCGCGCAGGCGGTCCAGCGTGAGGAGGATGGTGGTGAGGGGGGAGCGGAGGTCGTGGGTGACCATGTCCAGCAGCTTCAGCCGGCTCTCGAGGCTGCGCTTGATCTGCTGGTGGGCGTGCT
This region includes:
- a CDS encoding c-type cytochrome gives rise to the protein MRNTLKLLAVIATLSASLAAQGGSDTKGKFFFKKSCKSCHAAGGGAKEITPLSKTQAQWKAYFAAGKHKKGAERIDSIVKPEQVKDVQTFLVNHASDSPQPETCGG
- a CDS encoding (2Fe-2S) ferredoxin domain-containing protein — its product is MDPSRPLPTPEQDAAVTPVMGTALQRQVLVCTAKSCTANGSEAVLEAFKAQLIDEKLLFYKGNREGEVQCIHCGSVGFCAIGPAVLVYPDGIWYAHVTPADVPEIIESHLKGGVPVERLVRKRLG
- the mobA gene encoding molybdenum cofactor guanylyltransferase, encoding MKPGTAGLLLLSGGQSRRMGAAKHTLAHPAGGTWGGRLVQVFETVFPGAPIRVLGDPLPDRPELAVIEDAREGPAKALRAWAALEEPAVRRWWVVACDQVRWTPASLEGWAHRAEAADPQALHWVVAQHGGRLQPLGGWLAAALRPAIATATPRSLTALAQSLPHLILPCDGPEWVDVDTPEERRVFEDEA
- the moaA gene encoding GTP 3',8-cyclase MoaA, with amino-acid sequence MPSSFPMPTNNQPPRMLRLKDGLKDGLGRAITYLRVSVTEQCNLACVYCKPRTGALERAEPPAMSRNEVVQAVQVFTSLGIRKVRLTGGEPLMRRDLETIVAGISPEVEGRVHLTTNGFHLARRARGLRDAGLCGVNISLDAAERGAFERLTRKDGLSRVLAGIEAARAAGLKTKLNAVVLRGWNEDQILPLARLAQAEGIQVRFIEFMPYQGNGWGQDQFMPATEILGLVQEGLGAPLEEEPVVGLEEGPARIFRLPDSEGKVGVISTLSADFCDRCNRVRLTSRGELQACLFGNRPVDLLEPLRNHASHEDLARLIRQTLTEKLDCHPMRRGQKPEFANGMWQVGG